One Camelina sativa cultivar DH55 chromosome 3, Cs, whole genome shotgun sequence genomic window carries:
- the LOC104766734 gene encoding RNA polymerase sigma factor sigB, translated as MSSCLLPQFKCQPDSFSIHFRTSFSVSKQNKGSVFFQPQCAVSTSPALLTSTLDVAKLRLPSFDTDSDSRISDRQWTYTGTIGPSTEAKYLDALASETLLTSDEAVVAAAAAEAVALARAAVKVAKDATSFKNSSNNTKLLISSTADKRSKWDQFTEKERAGILGHLVVSDTGIVSAKTTAPDSKKESSDDLISEKQEVELVEEQPSASLAVRSTRQTERKARRAKGLEKSASAIPSVKTGSSPRKKRFVAQEVDHNDPLRYLRMTTGSSKLLTVREEHELSAGIQDLLKLERLQAELTERCGRQPTFSQWASAAGVDQKSLRKRIHHGTQCKDKMIKSNIRLVISIAKNYQGAGMNLQDLVQEGCRGLVRGAEKFDATKGFKFSTYAHWWIKQAVRKSLSDQSRMIRLPFHMVEATYRVKEARKQLYTEKGRHPENEEVAEATGLSMKRLMAVLLSPKPPRSLDQKIGMNQNLKPSEVIADPEAETSEDILIKQFMRQDLDKVLDSLGTREKQVIRWRFGMEDGRMKTLQEIGELMGVSRERVRQIESSAFRKLKNKKRSNHLQQYLVAQS; from the exons AtgtcttcttgtcttcttcctcagtTCAAGTGCCAACCTGATTCCTTCTCTATTCACTTCAGAACCTCTTTCTCCGTCT CAAAGCAAAATAAGGGCTCAGTCTTCTTCCAACCGCAATGTGCAGTATCTACTTCTCCGGCATTATTAACTTCTACGCTTGATGTGGCAAAGCTTAGACTACCCTCTTTCGATACTGATTCAGATTCCCGTATATCAGACAGGCAATGGACTTATACAGGAACCATTGGTCCTTCCACTGAG GCAAAATATTTAGATGCTTTAGCCTCTGAAACACTTCTCACCAGTGATGAAGCTGTagttgcagcagcagcagctgaaGCAGTGGCCCTTGCAAGAGCTGCTGTCAAAGTTGCAAAAGATGCCACATCATTTAAGAACAGTAGTAACAACACGAAACTATTAATTTCATCAACAGCAGACAAACGCTCCAAGTGGGACCAGTTTACAGAGAAGGAACGTGCTGGCATATTGGGACATCTAGTGGTTTCAGACACTGGAATTGTGAGTGCTAAAACCACTGCACCTGACTCTAAAAAAGAGTCGTCTGATGATTTAATATCAGAAAAACAAGAAGTTGAGCTTGTGGAGGAGCAACCTTCAGCGAGTTTAGCTGTGAGATCTACACGCCAAACTGAAAGGAAAGCTCGGAGGGCAAAAGGGTTAGAGAAATCGGCATCAGCTATTCCGTCTGTGAAGACTGGTTCAAGCCCTAGAAAGAAACGTTTTGTTGCTCAAGAAGTTGACCATAATGATCCTTTGCGTTATCTTAGAATGACAACAGGCAGTTCCAAGCTTCTCACTGTCAGAGAAGAACATGAGCTATCTGCAGGAATACAG GACCTTCTGAAGTTAGAAAGACTTCAAGCAGAACTTACTGAACGTTGTGGCCGTCAGCCAACCTTTTCACAGTGGGCTTCTGCTGCTGGAGTCGATCAAAAATCTTTGAGGAAACGTATACATCACGGCACACAATGCAAAGACAAAATGATTAAAAGCAACATTCGTCTCGTTATTTCCATTGCAAAGAACTATCAAGGAGCTGGGATGAACCTCCAAGATCTTGTCCAG GAAGGGTGCAGAGGGCTTGTAAGGGGAGCAGAGAAGTTTGATGCTAcaaaaggttttaaattttcaacTTATGCGCATTGGTGGATCAAGCAAGCAGTGCGGAAGTCTCTCTCTGATCAGTCCAGAATGATAAGATTGCCT TTTCACATGGTAGAGGCCACATATCGGGTGAAAGAGGCACGAAAGCAATTGTACACTGAAAAAGGTAGGCATCCAGAGAACGAAGAAGTTGCAGAGGCAACAGGGCTGTCGATGAAAAGACTCATGGCGGTTCTACTCTCTCCTAAACCTCCGAGGTCGCTAGACCAGAAGATTGGAATGAATCAGAACCTCAAACCTTCG GAAGTGATAGCAGATCCTGAAGCAGAAACATCAGAAGATATTCTGATAAAGCAGTTCATGAGGCAGGATTTGGACAAAGTGTTGGACTCGTTGGGAACGAGAGAGAAGCAAGTGATACGTTGGAGATTTGGGATGGAGGATGGGAGAATGAAGACGTTGCAAGAGATAGGAGAGTTGATGGGAGTTAGCCGGGAAAGAGTAAGGCAGATCGAGTCCTCTGCATTCAGGaaactcaagaacaagaagagaagcaaCCATTTGCAGCAATACTTGGTTGCACAATCATaa
- the LOC104766742 gene encoding violaxanthin de-epoxidase, chloroplastic has translation MAVATHCFTSPCHDRIRFFSSDDGIGRLGISRKRINGTFLVKILPPILNADLRTNGRSSRPLSAFRSGISKRVFDILTVPSKDELKELSTPLLLKLVGVFACAFLIVPSADAVDALKTCACLLKGCRIELAKCISNPACAANVACLQTCNNRPDETECQIKCGDLFENKVVDEFNECAVTRKKCVPKKSDLGEFPAPDPSVLVQNFNLGDFSGKWYITSGLNPTFDAFDCQLHEFHTEGENKLVGNISWRIKTLDSGFFTRSAVQTFVQDPNQPGVLYNHDNEYLHYQDDWYILSSKIENKPEDYIFVYYRGRNDAWDGYGGAVVYTRSSVLPNSIVPELEKAAKSIGRDFSTFIRTDNTCGPEPPLVERLEKTVEEGERIIVKEVEEIEEEVEKEVEKVGKTEMTLFQRLAEGFNELKQDEENFVRELSKEEMEFLDEIKMEANEVEKLFGKALPIRKVR, from the exons ATGGCAGTAGCTACACACTGTTTCACTTCACCTTGTCATGACCGTATTCGATTTTTCTCAAGTGATGATGGTATTGGTAGGCTTGGCATTTCACGAAAAAGGATCAATGGCACATTCTTGGTCAAGATTTTGCCCCCTATCCTAAATGCTGATCTTAGAACAAATGGGAGATCCTCACGTCCGTTATCTGCATTCAGGTCAGGTATCTCTAAG AGAGTATTTGACATTTTGACAGTACCATCAAAAGATGAACTGAAGGAGCTGAGCACTCCGCTGCTGCTGAAGCTCGTTGGTGTTTTTGCGTGTGCGTTCCTCATAGTTCCATCTGCAGACGCGGTTGACGCACTCAAAACTTGTGCATGCTTATTGAAGGGATGCAG GATAGAACTCGCAAAGTGCATTTCCAACCCTGCCTGTGCAGCCAATGTTGCGTGCCTCCAGACCTGTAATAACCGTCCAGATGAAACCGAGTGCCAG ATTAAATGCGGGGATCTTTTTGAGAACAAGGTAGTTGATGAGTTCAACGAGTGTGCTGTGACGAGGAAAAAGTGTGTTCCTAAAAAATCTGATCTCGGAGAGTTTCCTGCCCCAGACCCTTCTGTTCTAGTCCAGAACTTCAACCTCGGAGACTTTAGTGGGAAGTGGTACATTACAAGTGGCTTGAATCCTACTTTTGATGCCTTTGACTGCCAGCTGCATGAGTTCCATACAGAAGGTGAAAACAAGCTTGTTGGAAACATCTCGTGGAGAATAAAGACCCTAGACAGTGGATTCTTTACTAGGTCAGCCGTACAGACGTTTGTTCAAGATCCTAACCAACCTGGTGTTCTCTATAATCATGACAACGAGTACCTTCACTATCAAGATGACTG GTATATATTGTCATCAAAGATCGAGAATAAACCTGAAGACTATATTTTTGTGTACTACCGTGGGCGAAACGATGCTTGGGATGGATATGGTGGTGCAGTTGTGTATACGAGAAGTTCTGTATTACCCAATAGCATTGTACCAGAACTTGAAAAAGCAGCAAAAAGCATAGGCAGAGATTTCAGTACATTCATTAGAACAGATAACACATGTGGTCCTGAACCTCCGCTGGTGGAAAGACTTGAGAAGACAGTGGAAGAAGGGGAAAGAATAATCGTAAAGGAGGTTGAAGAGATAGAAGAGGAAGTAGAGAAGGAAGTGGAGAAAGTTGGTAAGACTGAGATGACCTTGTTCCAGAGATTGGCTGAAGGGTTTAATGAATTAAAGCAAGACGAGGAGAATTTTGTGAGAGAGTTAAGtaaagaagagatggagtttTTGGATGAGATCAAAATGGAAGCAAATGAGGTTGAAAAATTGTTTGGGAAAGCTTTGCCAATCAGAAAGGTCAGGTAG
- the LOC104778627 gene encoding violaxanthin de-epoxidase, chloroplastic-like yields MDTTEHKWGKHSISRRAETEGLRHPLGERKHKGVTSCIHPGERVSLASLLWPKKLSHDSCRYILSSKIENKPEDYIFVYYRGRNDAWDGYGGAVVYTRSSVLPNSIVPELEKAAKSIGRDFSTFIRTDNTCGPEPPLVERLEKTVEEGERIIVKEVEEIEEEVEKEVEKVGKTEMTLFQRLAEGFNELKQDEENFVRELSKEEMEFLDEIKMEANEVEKLFGKALPIRKVR; encoded by the exons ATGGATACGACAGAACACAAGTGGGGTAAACATAGTATCTCAAGAAGAGCTGAAACTG AAGGATTAAGACATCCTTTGggagaaagaaaacacaaggGGGTNACATCTTGTATCCACCCAGGAGAAAGAGTTAGTCTTGCTTCTCTTCTTTGGCCTAAAAAGTTATCACATGATTCTTGCAGGTATATATTGTCATCAAAGATCGAGAATAAACCTGAAGACTATATTTTTGTGTACTACCGTGGGCGAAACGATGCTTGGGATGGATATGGTGGTGCAGTTGTGTATACGAGAAGTTCTGTATTACCCAATAGCATTGTACCAGAACTTGAAAAAGCAGCAAAAAGCATAGGCAGAGATTTCAGTACATTCATTAGAACAGATAACACATGTGGTCCTGAACCTCCGCTGGTGGAAAGACTTGAGAAGACAGTGGAAGAAGGGGAAAGAATAATCGTAAAGGAGGTTGAAGAGATAGAAGAGGAAGTAGAGAAGGAAGTGGAGAAAGTTGGTAAGACTGAGATGACCTTGTTCCAGAGATTGGCTGAAGGGTTTAATGAATTAAAGCAAGACGAGGAGAATTTTGTGAGAGAGTTAAGtaaagaagagatggagtttTTGGATGAGATCAAAATGGAAGCAAATGAGGTTGAAAAATTGTTTGGGAAAGCTTTGCCAATCAGAAAGGTCAGGTAG
- the LOC104766763 gene encoding syntaxin-related protein KNOLLE-like — protein sequence MNDLMTKSFMSYVDLKKAAMKDMEAGPDYDHEMASAKSDKIGENLSSFLEEAENVKAEIGLIRETLARIEQYNEESKGVHKAESVKSLRNKISNEIVSGLRKAKSIKSKLEEMDIANREIKRLSGTPVYRSRTAVTNGLRKMLKEVMMEFQGLRQRMMSEYKEVVERRYFTVTGEHPDDEMIEKIITDNAGGEEFLTRAIQEHGKGKVLETVVEIQDRYDAAKEIEKSLLELHQVFLDMAVMVEAQGEQMDEIEHHVMNASHYVNDGANELKTAKNHQRSSRKWMCIGIIVLLLIILIVVIPIITSFTSS from the coding sequence ATGAACGACTTGATGACGAAATCGTTTATGAGTTACGTTGACTTGAAAAAAGCGGCGATGAAGGATATGGAAGCAGGGCCTGACTACGATCATGAGATGGCTTCGGCAAAATCAGACAAGATCGGTGAAAATCTTTCGTCTTTCTTAGAAGAAGCAGAGAATGTGAAAGCAGAGATTGGTTTGATTCGTGAGACACTGGCTAGGATCGAGCAGTACAACGAAGAGAGTAAAGGTGTCCACAAGGCTGAGTCCGTCAAGTCTCTTCGCAACAAGATCTCTAACGAGATTGTCTCGGGTTTGAGGAAGGCCAAATCGATCAAGTCGAAGCTTGAAGAGATGGATATAGCCAACAGGGAGATTAAAAGGCTCTCTGGAACTCCGGTCTACAGGAGCAGGACAGCTGTGACCAATGGTCTGAGGAAGATGCTGAAGGAAGTGATGATGGAGTTTCAAGGGCTGAGACAGAGGATGATGAGTGAGTACAAGGAGGTTGTTGAGAGAAGGTACTTCACTGTCACTGGAGAACACCCTGATGATGAGATGATTGAGAAGATCATCACTGATAACGCTGGAGGTGAAGAGTTTCTCACTCGTGCGATCCAGGAACATGGTAAAGGAAAGGTCTTGGAAACTGTGGTTGAGATTCAGGATAGGTATGATGCTGCCAAGGAGATTGAGAAGAGTCTCTTGGAGCTTCATCAGGTGTTTTTGGATATGGCTGTGATGGTTGAAGCACAAGGTGAACAGATGGATGAGATTGAGCATCATGTGATGAATGCTAGCCATTACGTGAATGATGGGGCTAACGAGCTCAAGACTGCAAAGAATCATCAGAGAAGCAGCAGGAAGTGGATGTGCATTGGTATCATTGTGCTGCTTTTGATCATTCTCATTGTTGTCATCCCAATCATTACCAGTTTCACCTCTTCTTGA
- the LOC104766773 gene encoding thioredoxin-like 1-1, chloroplastic yields the protein MAEVISKTSLFIGACGNHHRVDDFSVSPFSFGGFGLKKSFSCLKVKNQKPLRSVFHGKQIGLGEGAQTESFKRSSSSITAQTTLRIGTAQKWWEKGLKENMREISSAQELVDSLTNAGDKLVVVDFFSPGCGGCKALHPKICQFAEMNPDVQFLQVNYEEHKSMCYSLGVHVLPFFRFYRGSQGRVCSFSCTNATIKKFRDALAKHGPDRCSLGPTKGLEEKELVALAANKELNFTYTPKPVPAEKEAATPHSNPSLPVPLPSMSNNDGKTLVSAGR from the exons ATGGCGGAAGTGATTAGCAAAACGAGTTTGTTCATTGGAGCTTGTGGGAATCATCACCGTGttgatgatttctctgtttctccttttAGTTTTGGTGGGTTTGGTCTCAAAAAGAGTTTCTCTTGTCTGAAGGTTAAGAATCAAAAGCCTCTTAGAAGTGTTTTCCATGGTAAACAGATCGGTCTTGGAGAAGGTGCTCAAACCGAGAGCTTCAAAAGGAGCTCTTCTTCCATCACAGCTCAg ACGACTCTGAGGATTGGGACAGCTCAGAAGTGGTGGGAAAAAGGTCTGAAAGAAAACATGAGAGAGATCTCTTCAGCTCAAGAACTCGTTGACTCTCTCACCAACGCTGGTGAtaagcttgttgttgttgatttcttCTCCCCTGGCTGTGGCGGCTGTAAGGCTCTTCATCCTAAG ATATGTCAGTTTGCAGAGATGAACCCTGATGTGCAGTTCCTTCAGGTGAATTACGAGGAGCACAAGTCCATGTGTTACAGCCTTGGTGTTCATGTCCTCCCGTTTTTCAGATTCTACCGAGGCTCTCAGGGTCGTGTTTGCAGCTTTAGCTGTACCAATGCTACG atcAAGAAATTCAGAGATGCATTGGCAAAGCATGGACCAGATAGGTGCAGCCTTGGACCAACCAAAGGTCTTGAAGAGAAAGAGCTTGTGGCACTTGCTGCCAACAAAGAACTCAACTTTACTTACACACCAAAGCCTGTACCAGCTGAGAAAGAAGCTGCCACTCCTCATTCAAACCCAAGTCTCCCTGTTCCTCTTCCGTCCATGAGCAACAACGACGGAAAAACATTGGTCTCCGCCGGGAGATGA